From Solea senegalensis isolate Sse05_10M linkage group LG7, IFAPA_SoseM_1, whole genome shotgun sequence, a single genomic window includes:
- the lrp4 gene encoding low-density lipoprotein receptor-related protein 4 isoform X2 has translation MQLAAVLCGALTTLLLSQTSGVQGSAECSCGRNHFTCAVSAFGECTCIPAQWQCDGDNDCGDHSDEDGCMLPTCSPLDFHCDNGKCIRRSWVCDGDNDCEDDSDEQDCPPRECEEDEFHCQNGYCIRSLWHCDGDNDCGDNSDEQCDMRKCSDKEFRCTDGSCIAEHWYCDGDTDCKDGSDEENCPSDVMTATCSVEEFQCAYGRCILDIYHCDGDDDCGDWSDESDCSSHQPCRSVEFMCSSGMCINAGWRCDGEYDCDDQSDEKNCTTSMCTADQFRCGTGRCIRLSWRCDGEDDCSDRSDEEGCEKTESPPCAPDQFQCGNGRCIGQRKVCNEVNDCEDGTDEHPHHDCRPRSTEGNCNQNNGGCSQKCQMVRGLVQCTCHTGYRLMDDGKACQDVDECAEEGYCSQGCTNTEGGFQCWCVQGYELRPDKRSCKALGPEPVLLFANRIDIRQVLPHRSEYTLLLNNLENAIALDFHHNLELVFWSDVTLDRIMKANLNGSNVEEVVSTGLESPGGLAIDWIHDKLYWTDSGTSRIEVANLDGTHRKVLLWQNLEKPRAIALHPIEGKIYWTDWGNTPRIEYSNMDGSNRRVIADTHLFWPNGLTIDYASRRMYWVDAKHHVIEKADLDGRNRKAVISQGLPHPFAITVFEDSLYWTDWHTKSINSANKFTGKNQAVIRNKLHFPMDIHTLHPQRQPTGSRNRCGTNNGGCSHLCLPSNKTFTCACPTGFKKVDHFNCANGLDKFLLFARRTDIRRISFDTEDMSDDVIPLADVRNAVALDWDAKDGYIYWTDVTTDSINRALWNGTKQEVVVDTSLESPAGLAIDWVTNKLYWTDAGTDRIEVSNSDGTMRTVLIWENLDRPRDIVVDPIGGFMYWTDWGANPKIERAGMDASNRIVIISSNLTWPNGLAIDYETKRLYWADAGMKTIEFGNFDGSDRQVLIGSQLPHPFGLTVHEDKLYWTDWQSKSIQSADKLTALGRHTLAENLENLMDIHMFHRQRESVHNPCSMNNGGCSHLCLLAPAPKASSCSCPTGINLQTDGKTCMPGMSSFLIFARRTDIRMVSLDIPYFADVVLAVNSSMKNTIAISVDPKEAKVYWSDSTLKKISRANINGTGHEDIISTGLVTTDGLAVDARGRKVYWTDTGTNRIEVANLDGSMRKVLIWQNLDSPRAIALYHEMGYMYWTDWGENAKLERSAMDGSDRVVLISNNLGWPNGLAIDAAGSQLLWADAHTERIEAADLNGQNRRTLVTPVQHPYGLTLLGSHIYWTDWQSRSIQRADKNTGANTITVRANLPGLMDIQAVDRERPLGFNKCGRRNGGCTHLCLPRPNGTSCACPTGILLKGDGRSCDDSPETYLLFSNRVSVRRISLDTNDHTDVHVPVPDLHNVISLDYDSVDGKLYYTDVTLDVIRRSNLDGSEMETVISQGLKTTDGLAVDWVARNMYWTDTGRNTIEVARLDGTSRKVLINNSLDEPRAIAVFPSKGFLFWTDWGHIAKIERSHLDGSDRKVLINTDLGWPNGLTLDYDTRRIFWVDAHLDRIESSDLNGKLRQILVSPVSHPFALTQQDRWIYWTDWQTKSIQRVDKHTGRNKETVLPNVEGLMDIIVVSPHRQTGTNLCGVNNGGCTHLCFAKTNSFVCSCPDEPDGRPCSTISGYIPTPPARATSSTPVVNKIPKAPTDTPHRRPPLVNCTDKNLSEEGCLSTVVTAPHGEGLHISYVIGGVLTILAILILIAALIIYRHKKSKFADPGVSNLTYSNPSYRTSTQEVKIEASQKPPIYNQLRYKKEGGVDGGFTKEKIRIVEGVRLLSNEELYWDDLKQIKPSRGGLHTCMRTDTVSLQASSASLDDGETEQLLQEEASECSSITTLTPSAITPQRHAQHSLPDTGWTSMRKPSTESEV, from the exons tgCTCCCCACATGTTCACCACTGGACTTTCATTGTGACAATGGTAAATGTATCCGGCGCTCCTGGGTGTGTGATGGAGACAACGACTGTGAGGATGACTCAGACGAACAAGACTGTC ctcccaGGGAGTGCGAGGAGGACGAGTTTCACTGCCAGAACGGTTACTGTATCCGCAGCCTCTGGCACTGCGACGGCGACAACGATTGCGGGGACAACAGTGATGAACAGTGTG ATATGCGCAAATGTTCGGACAAAGAATTTCGCTGCACTGACGGCAGCTGTATCGCTGAGCACTGGTACTGTGATGGAGACACGGACTGTAAGGATGGATCAGATGAGGAGAACTGCC CCTCAGATGTGATGACAGCCACCTGCAGCGTGGAGGAATTCCAGTGTGCATATGGACGCTGTATCCTGGACATTTACCACTGTGATGGAGACGACGACTGTGGAGACTGGTCAGATGAGTCAGACTGTT cctCCCACCAGCCCTGCAGGTCAGTTGAATTCATGTGCAGCAGTGGCATGTGCATCAACGCTGGCTGGAGGTGTGACGGCGAGTACGACTGTGACGACCAGTCAGACGAGAAGAACTGCA CCACGTCCATGTGCACAGCCGACCAGTTCCGCTGTGGAACTGGACGCTGTATCAGGTTGTCATGGAGATGTGATGGTGAGGATGACTGTTCTGATCGCAGCGATGAAGAAGGCTGTGAGAAAACTG AGAGTCCTCCATGTGCTCCTGATCAGTTTCAATGTGGGAATGGACGCTGTATCGGTCAGAGGAAGGTGTGTAACGAGGTCAACGACTGTGAAGACGGGACTGATGAACACCCACACCATGACTGCC GTCCACGCTCCACTGAGGGCAACTGTAACCAGAATAATGGAGGCTGCTCTCAGAAGTGTCAGATGGTGAGAGGACTGGTCCAGTGCACCTGTCACACTGGATACCGACTGATGGACGACGGCAAGGCTTGCCAGG ATGTGGATGAGTGTGCTGAAGAAGGCTACTGCAGCCAGGGCTGTACAAACACAGAGGGGGGCTTCCAGTGCTGGTGTGTTCAGGGCTACGAGCTCAGACCTGACAAGCGCAGCTGCAAAGCTCTGG GTCCAGAGCCAGTTCTGCTCTTTGCCAACCGCATAGACATCCGTCAGGTTTTGCCGCATCGCTCAGAGTACACCCTGCTGCTTAACAACTTGGAGAATGCCATTGCCCTGGATTTCCACCACAACCTGGAACTGGTGTTCTGGTCAGATGTGACTCTGGACCGCATCATGAAGGCCAACCTCAATGGCTCCAATGTGGAGGAGGTTGTCTCCACAGGTCTGGAGAGCCCAG GTGGACTGGCCATAGACTGGATACATGACAAGTTGTACTGGACAGACTCGGGGACATCTCGTATTGAGGTGGCCAACCTGGACGGGACGCACCGTAAGGTGCTGCTGTGGCAGAACCTGGAGAAGCCCAGGGCCATCGCACTGCACCCCATTGAGGG TAAGATCTACTGGACAGACTGGGGCAACACACCTCGCATTGAGTATTCCAATATGGATGGCTCCAACCGGCGAGTCATCgcagacacacacctgttctGGCCCAACGGCCTCACCATTGACTATGCCAGCCGCCGCATGTACTGGGTGGATGCAAAACACCATGTCATCGAGAAGGCTGACCTGGATGGACGCAACCGCAAGGCTGTCATAAGCCAAG GCCTTCCCCACCCATTTGCCATCACAGTGTTTGAGGATAGCCTCTACTGGACCGACTGGCACACCAAGAGCATCAACAGTGCCAACAAATTCACCGGCAAGAACCAGGCAGTTATTCGCAACAAGCTGCACTTTCCCATGGATATCCACACCCTCCATCCCCAGAGGCAGCCCACAG GTAGCAGGAATCGCTGTGGCACCAACAATGGAGGCTGCAGCCACCTGTGTCTCCCCAGCAACAAGACATTCACCTGTGCCTGCCCCACTGGATTCAAGAAGGTGGACCACTTCAACTGTGCTAATG GTCTTGATAAGTTCCTGCTTTTTGCCCGAAGGACGGACATCCGACGAATCAGCTTTGATACAGAGGATATGTCCGATGATGTCATCCCTCTGGCTGACGTACGCAACGCTGTGGCTCTAGACTGGGACGCCAAAGATGGCTACATCTATTGGACAGACGTCACCACTGACTCTATCAACAGAGCACTGTGGAACGGCACCAAGCAAGAG GTGGTAGTGGACACCAGTCTGGAGAGCCCAGCAGGTTTGGCGATTGACTGGGTGACCAACAAGCTCTATTGGACTGATGCTg GAACAGATCGTATTGAAGTTTCAAATTCTGATGGGACCATGCGGACTGTTCTGATATGGGAGAACCTGGATCGCCCAAGGGACATTGTTGTTGACCCGATTGGAGG CTTCATGTACTGGACTGATTGGGGCGCCAACCCAAAGATAGAGCGTGCAGGAATGGATGCCTCTAACCGTATAGTCATCATCTCATCTAACCTGACTTGGCCCAATGGGCTTGCCATTGACTATGAGACCAAACGCTTGTACTGGGCTGATGCTGGAATGAAGACTATTGAATTTGGCAACTTTGATGGCTCTGACAGACAG GTTTTGATTGGCAGCCAGCTTCCTCACCCCTTTGGCCTGACTGTTCATGAAGACAAGCTTTACTGGACAGACTGGCAGTCCAAGAGCATTCAGAGCGCTGACAAGCTCACTGCCTTGGGGAGACACACACTGGCTGAAAATCTGGAGAACCTCATGGACATTCACATGTTTCATAGACAACGAGAGTCAG TGCATAACCCTTGTTCCATGAATAATGGAGGCTGCAGTCACCTCTGTCTCCTGGCTCCTGCTCCTAAAGCCTCTAGCTGTTCCTGTCCCACTGGAATCAACCTGCAAACGGATGGAAAGACCTGCATGCCAG gaatGAGCAGCTTCCTCATATTTGCACGGAGGACGGACATCAGGATGGTTTCTCTGGATATCCCATACTTTGCTGATGTGGTTTTGGCTGTGAATAGTTCAATGAAAAACACCATCGCCATTAGTGTTGACCCCAAAGAAG CAAAAGTGTATTGGTCAGACAGCACACTGAAGAAAATCAGCAGAGCTAACATCAATGGAACAGGACATGAAGACATCATATCTACAG ggtTGGTGACAACTGATGGCCTAGCCGTGGACGCACGGGGCAGGAAGGTCTACTGGACGGACACGGGAACCAATCGCATTGAGGTTGCCAACCTTGATGGCTCCATGAGGAAAGTTTTAATCTGGCAAAACTTGGACAGCCCTCGAGCCATCGCTCTCTACCATGAAATGGG TTACATGTACTGGACAGACTGGGGAGAGAATGCTAAGCTGGAGCGTTCAGCAATGGATGGGTCAGACCGAGTGGTCCTCATCAGTAATAATCTTGGATGGCCAAATGGCCTGGCCATCGATGCGGCTGGCTCACAGTTACTGTGGGCCGATGCTCACACTGAG CGTATAGAGGCTGCCGACCTGAACGGGCAGAATCGGCGCACCCTGGTGACTCCAGTTCAACACCCGTATGGCTTAACCCTACTGGGGTCCCATATTTACTGGACCGACTGGCAAAGCCGAAGCATCCAGCGAGCCGACAAGAACACAGGGGCCAACACTATCACAGTGCGAGCCAACCTGCCAGGCCTGATGGACATCCAGGCTGTAGACAGGGAGAGGCCACTTG GTTTTAATAAATGTGGCAGAAGAAACGGGGGCTGCACCCACTTGTGCCTCCCTCGTCCCAATGGCACGTCCTGTGCATGTCCCACCGGCATCCTGCTCAAGGGAGACGGCAGGTCATGTGATGACTCACCAGAGACTTACCTGCTTTTCTCCAACCGCGTCAGTGTGCGCAGAATCTCCCTGGACACCAACGACCACACTGATGTGCACGTACCAGTGCCTGATCTGCACAATGTCATCTCATTGGACTATGATAGCGTGGATGGAAAACTTTACTACACTGATGTCACCTTAGATGTTATAAG GCGTTCAAACCTTGATGGCAGTGAGATGGAGACTGTGATCAGCCAGGGCTTGAAGACCACAGATGGGCTGGCTGTAGATTGGGTGGCCAGGAACATGTACTGGAccgacactgggcgcaacaccaTTGAGGTGGCCCGTCTGGATGGAACGAGCCGCAAAGTCCTCATCAACAACAGTTTGGATGAACCCAGAGCCATTGCAGTGTTTCCAAGCAAAGG GTTCCTGTTCTGGACTGACTGGGGTCACATTGCAAAGATTGAGCGTTCTCACTTGGACGGCTCAGATCGAAAGGTCCTAATCAATACGGACCTTGGCTGGCCCAATGGTCTTACGCTAGACTACGATACACGAAG GATCTTCTGGGTGGATGCCCACTTGGACAGAATTGAGAGCTCAGACCTAAATGGGAAACTGCGTCAGATCCTTGTCAGCCCGGTGTCCCATCCGTTCGCTCTCACACAG CAAGATCGCTGGATCTACTGGACGGACTGGCAGACTAAGTCCATCCAGCGGGTGGACAAACACACTGGCCGTAACAAGGAAACTGTACTACCCAATGTGGAGGGCCTCATGGACATTATAGTGGTATCGCCTCACAGGCAGACAG GTACCAACCTCTGTGGTGTCAATAATGGCGGCTGCACCCACCTCTGCTTTGCAAAGACCAACTCTTTTGTGTGTTCCTGCCCTGACGAACCAGATGGAAGACCATGCTCCACCA TTTCAGGTTACATCCCGACTCCTCCCGCCAGAGCAACCAGCAGCACTCCTGTTGTGAATAAGATCCCCAAAGCTCCAACAGACACTCCGCACAGAAGACCCCCACTGGTCAA ctgcACGGACAAGAACCTCAGTGAAGAAGGCTGCTTGAGCACTGTGGTGACAGCACCTCATG GAGAAGGCCTTCACATCAGCTATGTGATCGGAGGAGTGCTGACCATCTTGGCTATTCTGATCCTCATTGCTGCTTTGATCATTTACCG acacaaaaagtcaaagtttgcTGATCCAGGAGTGAGTAACCTGACCTACAGTAACCCATCGTACCGGACGTCCACCCAGGAGGTTAAGATTGAGGCGTCGCAGAAGCCTCCAATATACAATCAGCTGCGTTACAAGAAGGAG
- the lrp4 gene encoding low-density lipoprotein receptor-related protein 4 isoform X1 → MQLAAVLCGALTTLLLSQTSGVQGSAECSCGRNHFTCAVSAFGECTCIPAQWQCDGDNDCGDHSDEDGCMLPTCSPLDFHCDNGKCIRRSWVCDGDNDCEDDSDEQDCPPRECEEDEFHCQNGYCIRSLWHCDGDNDCGDNSDEQCDMRKCSDKEFRCTDGSCIAEHWYCDGDTDCKDGSDEENCPSDVMTATCSVEEFQCAYGRCILDIYHCDGDDDCGDWSDESDCSSHQPCRSVEFMCSSGMCINAGWRCDGEYDCDDQSDEKNCTTSMCTADQFRCGTGRCIRLSWRCDGEDDCSDRSDEEGCEKTESPPCAPDQFQCGNGRCIGQRKVCNEVNDCEDGTDEHPHHDCRPRSTEGNCNQNNGGCSQKCQMVRGLVQCTCHTGYRLMDDGKACQDVDECAEEGYCSQGCTNTEGGFQCWCVQGYELRPDKRSCKALGPEPVLLFANRIDIRQVLPHRSEYTLLLNNLENAIALDFHHNLELVFWSDVTLDRIMKANLNGSNVEEVVSTGLESPGGLAIDWIHDKLYWTDSGTSRIEVANLDGTHRKVLLWQNLEKPRAIALHPIEGKIYWTDWGNTPRIEYSNMDGSNRRVIADTHLFWPNGLTIDYASRRMYWVDAKHHVIEKADLDGRNRKAVISQGLPHPFAITVFEDSLYWTDWHTKSINSANKFTGKNQAVIRNKLHFPMDIHTLHPQRQPTGSRNRCGTNNGGCSHLCLPSNKTFTCACPTGFKKVDHFNCANGLDKFLLFARRTDIRRISFDTEDMSDDVIPLADVRNAVALDWDAKDGYIYWTDVTTDSINRALWNGTKQEVVVDTSLESPAGLAIDWVTNKLYWTDAGTDRIEVSNSDGTMRTVLIWENLDRPRDIVVDPIGGFMYWTDWGANPKIERAGMDASNRIVIISSNLTWPNGLAIDYETKRLYWADAGMKTIEFGNFDGSDRQVLIGSQLPHPFGLTVHEDKLYWTDWQSKSIQSADKLTALGRHTLAENLENLMDIHMFHRQRESVHNPCSMNNGGCSHLCLLAPAPKASSCSCPTGINLQTDGKTCMPGMSSFLIFARRTDIRMVSLDIPYFADVVLAVNSSMKNTIAISVDPKEAKVYWSDSTLKKISRANINGTGHEDIISTGLVTTDGLAVDARGRKVYWTDTGTNRIEVANLDGSMRKVLIWQNLDSPRAIALYHEMGYMYWTDWGENAKLERSAMDGSDRVVLISNNLGWPNGLAIDAAGSQLLWADAHTERIEAADLNGQNRRTLVTPVQHPYGLTLLGSHIYWTDWQSRSIQRADKNTGANTITVRANLPGLMDIQAVDRERPLGFNKCGRRNGGCTHLCLPRPNGTSCACPTGILLKGDGRSCDDSPETYLLFSNRVSVRRISLDTNDHTDVHVPVPDLHNVISLDYDSVDGKLYYTDVTLDVIRRSNLDGSEMETVISQGLKTTDGLAVDWVARNMYWTDTGRNTIEVARLDGTSRKVLINNSLDEPRAIAVFPSKGFLFWTDWGHIAKIERSHLDGSDRKVLINTDLGWPNGLTLDYDTRRIFWVDAHLDRIESSDLNGKLRQILVSPVSHPFALTQLKPVSSPLTPFSRLSQQDRWIYWTDWQTKSIQRVDKHTGRNKETVLPNVEGLMDIIVVSPHRQTGTNLCGVNNGGCTHLCFAKTNSFVCSCPDEPDGRPCSTISGYIPTPPARATSSTPVVNKIPKAPTDTPHRRPPLVNCTDKNLSEEGCLSTVVTAPHGEGLHISYVIGGVLTILAILILIAALIIYRHKKSKFADPGVSNLTYSNPSYRTSTQEVKIEASQKPPIYNQLRYKKEGGVDGGFTKEKIRIVEGVRLLSNEELYWDDLKQIKPSRGGLHTCMRTDTVSLQASSASLDDGETEQLLQEEASECSSITTLTPSAITPQRHAQHSLPDTGWTSMRKPSTESEV, encoded by the exons tgCTCCCCACATGTTCACCACTGGACTTTCATTGTGACAATGGTAAATGTATCCGGCGCTCCTGGGTGTGTGATGGAGACAACGACTGTGAGGATGACTCAGACGAACAAGACTGTC ctcccaGGGAGTGCGAGGAGGACGAGTTTCACTGCCAGAACGGTTACTGTATCCGCAGCCTCTGGCACTGCGACGGCGACAACGATTGCGGGGACAACAGTGATGAACAGTGTG ATATGCGCAAATGTTCGGACAAAGAATTTCGCTGCACTGACGGCAGCTGTATCGCTGAGCACTGGTACTGTGATGGAGACACGGACTGTAAGGATGGATCAGATGAGGAGAACTGCC CCTCAGATGTGATGACAGCCACCTGCAGCGTGGAGGAATTCCAGTGTGCATATGGACGCTGTATCCTGGACATTTACCACTGTGATGGAGACGACGACTGTGGAGACTGGTCAGATGAGTCAGACTGTT cctCCCACCAGCCCTGCAGGTCAGTTGAATTCATGTGCAGCAGTGGCATGTGCATCAACGCTGGCTGGAGGTGTGACGGCGAGTACGACTGTGACGACCAGTCAGACGAGAAGAACTGCA CCACGTCCATGTGCACAGCCGACCAGTTCCGCTGTGGAACTGGACGCTGTATCAGGTTGTCATGGAGATGTGATGGTGAGGATGACTGTTCTGATCGCAGCGATGAAGAAGGCTGTGAGAAAACTG AGAGTCCTCCATGTGCTCCTGATCAGTTTCAATGTGGGAATGGACGCTGTATCGGTCAGAGGAAGGTGTGTAACGAGGTCAACGACTGTGAAGACGGGACTGATGAACACCCACACCATGACTGCC GTCCACGCTCCACTGAGGGCAACTGTAACCAGAATAATGGAGGCTGCTCTCAGAAGTGTCAGATGGTGAGAGGACTGGTCCAGTGCACCTGTCACACTGGATACCGACTGATGGACGACGGCAAGGCTTGCCAGG ATGTGGATGAGTGTGCTGAAGAAGGCTACTGCAGCCAGGGCTGTACAAACACAGAGGGGGGCTTCCAGTGCTGGTGTGTTCAGGGCTACGAGCTCAGACCTGACAAGCGCAGCTGCAAAGCTCTGG GTCCAGAGCCAGTTCTGCTCTTTGCCAACCGCATAGACATCCGTCAGGTTTTGCCGCATCGCTCAGAGTACACCCTGCTGCTTAACAACTTGGAGAATGCCATTGCCCTGGATTTCCACCACAACCTGGAACTGGTGTTCTGGTCAGATGTGACTCTGGACCGCATCATGAAGGCCAACCTCAATGGCTCCAATGTGGAGGAGGTTGTCTCCACAGGTCTGGAGAGCCCAG GTGGACTGGCCATAGACTGGATACATGACAAGTTGTACTGGACAGACTCGGGGACATCTCGTATTGAGGTGGCCAACCTGGACGGGACGCACCGTAAGGTGCTGCTGTGGCAGAACCTGGAGAAGCCCAGGGCCATCGCACTGCACCCCATTGAGGG TAAGATCTACTGGACAGACTGGGGCAACACACCTCGCATTGAGTATTCCAATATGGATGGCTCCAACCGGCGAGTCATCgcagacacacacctgttctGGCCCAACGGCCTCACCATTGACTATGCCAGCCGCCGCATGTACTGGGTGGATGCAAAACACCATGTCATCGAGAAGGCTGACCTGGATGGACGCAACCGCAAGGCTGTCATAAGCCAAG GCCTTCCCCACCCATTTGCCATCACAGTGTTTGAGGATAGCCTCTACTGGACCGACTGGCACACCAAGAGCATCAACAGTGCCAACAAATTCACCGGCAAGAACCAGGCAGTTATTCGCAACAAGCTGCACTTTCCCATGGATATCCACACCCTCCATCCCCAGAGGCAGCCCACAG GTAGCAGGAATCGCTGTGGCACCAACAATGGAGGCTGCAGCCACCTGTGTCTCCCCAGCAACAAGACATTCACCTGTGCCTGCCCCACTGGATTCAAGAAGGTGGACCACTTCAACTGTGCTAATG GTCTTGATAAGTTCCTGCTTTTTGCCCGAAGGACGGACATCCGACGAATCAGCTTTGATACAGAGGATATGTCCGATGATGTCATCCCTCTGGCTGACGTACGCAACGCTGTGGCTCTAGACTGGGACGCCAAAGATGGCTACATCTATTGGACAGACGTCACCACTGACTCTATCAACAGAGCACTGTGGAACGGCACCAAGCAAGAG GTGGTAGTGGACACCAGTCTGGAGAGCCCAGCAGGTTTGGCGATTGACTGGGTGACCAACAAGCTCTATTGGACTGATGCTg GAACAGATCGTATTGAAGTTTCAAATTCTGATGGGACCATGCGGACTGTTCTGATATGGGAGAACCTGGATCGCCCAAGGGACATTGTTGTTGACCCGATTGGAGG CTTCATGTACTGGACTGATTGGGGCGCCAACCCAAAGATAGAGCGTGCAGGAATGGATGCCTCTAACCGTATAGTCATCATCTCATCTAACCTGACTTGGCCCAATGGGCTTGCCATTGACTATGAGACCAAACGCTTGTACTGGGCTGATGCTGGAATGAAGACTATTGAATTTGGCAACTTTGATGGCTCTGACAGACAG GTTTTGATTGGCAGCCAGCTTCCTCACCCCTTTGGCCTGACTGTTCATGAAGACAAGCTTTACTGGACAGACTGGCAGTCCAAGAGCATTCAGAGCGCTGACAAGCTCACTGCCTTGGGGAGACACACACTGGCTGAAAATCTGGAGAACCTCATGGACATTCACATGTTTCATAGACAACGAGAGTCAG TGCATAACCCTTGTTCCATGAATAATGGAGGCTGCAGTCACCTCTGTCTCCTGGCTCCTGCTCCTAAAGCCTCTAGCTGTTCCTGTCCCACTGGAATCAACCTGCAAACGGATGGAAAGACCTGCATGCCAG gaatGAGCAGCTTCCTCATATTTGCACGGAGGACGGACATCAGGATGGTTTCTCTGGATATCCCATACTTTGCTGATGTGGTTTTGGCTGTGAATAGTTCAATGAAAAACACCATCGCCATTAGTGTTGACCCCAAAGAAG CAAAAGTGTATTGGTCAGACAGCACACTGAAGAAAATCAGCAGAGCTAACATCAATGGAACAGGACATGAAGACATCATATCTACAG ggtTGGTGACAACTGATGGCCTAGCCGTGGACGCACGGGGCAGGAAGGTCTACTGGACGGACACGGGAACCAATCGCATTGAGGTTGCCAACCTTGATGGCTCCATGAGGAAAGTTTTAATCTGGCAAAACTTGGACAGCCCTCGAGCCATCGCTCTCTACCATGAAATGGG TTACATGTACTGGACAGACTGGGGAGAGAATGCTAAGCTGGAGCGTTCAGCAATGGATGGGTCAGACCGAGTGGTCCTCATCAGTAATAATCTTGGATGGCCAAATGGCCTGGCCATCGATGCGGCTGGCTCACAGTTACTGTGGGCCGATGCTCACACTGAG CGTATAGAGGCTGCCGACCTGAACGGGCAGAATCGGCGCACCCTGGTGACTCCAGTTCAACACCCGTATGGCTTAACCCTACTGGGGTCCCATATTTACTGGACCGACTGGCAAAGCCGAAGCATCCAGCGAGCCGACAAGAACACAGGGGCCAACACTATCACAGTGCGAGCCAACCTGCCAGGCCTGATGGACATCCAGGCTGTAGACAGGGAGAGGCCACTTG GTTTTAATAAATGTGGCAGAAGAAACGGGGGCTGCACCCACTTGTGCCTCCCTCGTCCCAATGGCACGTCCTGTGCATGTCCCACCGGCATCCTGCTCAAGGGAGACGGCAGGTCATGTGATGACTCACCAGAGACTTACCTGCTTTTCTCCAACCGCGTCAGTGTGCGCAGAATCTCCCTGGACACCAACGACCACACTGATGTGCACGTACCAGTGCCTGATCTGCACAATGTCATCTCATTGGACTATGATAGCGTGGATGGAAAACTTTACTACACTGATGTCACCTTAGATGTTATAAG GCGTTCAAACCTTGATGGCAGTGAGATGGAGACTGTGATCAGCCAGGGCTTGAAGACCACAGATGGGCTGGCTGTAGATTGGGTGGCCAGGAACATGTACTGGAccgacactgggcgcaacaccaTTGAGGTGGCCCGTCTGGATGGAACGAGCCGCAAAGTCCTCATCAACAACAGTTTGGATGAACCCAGAGCCATTGCAGTGTTTCCAAGCAAAGG GTTCCTGTTCTGGACTGACTGGGGTCACATTGCAAAGATTGAGCGTTCTCACTTGGACGGCTCAGATCGAAAGGTCCTAATCAATACGGACCTTGGCTGGCCCAATGGTCTTACGCTAGACTACGATACACGAAG GATCTTCTGGGTGGATGCCCACTTGGACAGAATTGAGAGCTCAGACCTAAATGGGAAACTGCGTCAGATCCTTGTCAGCCCGGTGTCCCATCCGTTCGCTCTCACACAG TTGAAGCCGGTGTCCTCCCCTCTAACCCCTTTCTCCCGACTCTCGCAGCAAGATCGCTGGATCTACTGGACGGACTGGCAGACTAAGTCCATCCAGCGGGTGGACAAACACACTGGCCGTAACAAGGAAACTGTACTACCCAATGTGGAGGGCCTCATGGACATTATAGTGGTATCGCCTCACAGGCAGACAG GTACCAACCTCTGTGGTGTCAATAATGGCGGCTGCACCCACCTCTGCTTTGCAAAGACCAACTCTTTTGTGTGTTCCTGCCCTGACGAACCAGATGGAAGACCATGCTCCACCA TTTCAGGTTACATCCCGACTCCTCCCGCCAGAGCAACCAGCAGCACTCCTGTTGTGAATAAGATCCCCAAAGCTCCAACAGACACTCCGCACAGAAGACCCCCACTGGTCAA ctgcACGGACAAGAACCTCAGTGAAGAAGGCTGCTTGAGCACTGTGGTGACAGCACCTCATG GAGAAGGCCTTCACATCAGCTATGTGATCGGAGGAGTGCTGACCATCTTGGCTATTCTGATCCTCATTGCTGCTTTGATCATTTACCG acacaaaaagtcaaagtttgcTGATCCAGGAGTGAGTAACCTGACCTACAGTAACCCATCGTACCGGACGTCCACCCAGGAGGTTAAGATTGAGGCGTCGCAGAAGCCTCCAATATACAATCAGCTGCGTTACAAGAAGGAG